The following DNA comes from Macaca thibetana thibetana isolate TM-01 chromosome 14, ASM2454274v1, whole genome shotgun sequence.
AATGACctatcaatattttttattttagtttttttttttttgagatagggtctccatcacccaggctggagtgcagtggcacgatcatggcttactgcagcctcaatctcctggaaccaagcaatcctcccagctcagcctcctgagtagctgggactacaggcacatgccaccatacctggctaattaaaaaaaaaaaaaaattttttttgtagagacgtggtctcactatgttgcccagaccagtCTCTCACACTCCAagggatgctcccacctcagcctctcaaagtgtggggattgcaggtatgagccaccatgcccagccttctgaGACTTTATGACTGCTGACTTAAAGCCTGGTTCTTCCTACCCCAGTAAGAAGGGGGTAAGGTGAAGGGCGAAACAGGGAGATTTGATGAAGGCAGTGTCACGCTGGACCCAGCTGGTAGGCCAGGCTAGTGGAGCAGTGTGATGTCTAGAGTCATCCTTCCAGGTAGCCCAGCACACAACTTGATGGTGTGAATGTGGACAGTGGGATCCAGAGGGAGTCAGActtgtatcttatttttttgtttcatcatAAAAcccaaatgtattttaaactctAAAATCGAGAGGAAAGATTACAAAGATTGATATCAGAAAGTAAAGTAAGGGATGAAGAAGTGGTAGAGGGTTGGAGGGAAGTGCTAGTTTAAATAGTGAAATCAAGGAATGCTTTTCTGAGGAAGTGGCATTTGAGCAGGAACCTGAAGGAGTGAGAAAATCAGCCACATGGAGATCTGGGAGAAAgtttacaaaaccaaaaattggcATTGTTTATTATACTCCATATTGGAAACCACCCAAATTTCCATTAAATACTAAGTAACTATAGTTTGCAAAATAATGAGCTGGAACTATATgtacaaaatgaaaagatgtcTATAAGATAATGGAGAAAagggccagttgtggtggctcacgcctgtaatctcagcaccttgggaggccaaggcacatggatcactttaggtcaggagttctagaccagcctgatcaacatggtaaaacccagaccatactaaaattacaaaaattagccaggtgtggtggtgcatgcctgtaatcccagctactcgggaggctgaggtgagagaatcacttgaaccctggaggcggaggttgcagtgagctgagattgtaccactgcactccagcctgggtgacagagtgagactgtgtctcaaaaaacaaacaaacaaaaacatataatgGAGAAAAGTTGCAAAACTGTATAGTGAttccattaaaacaaacaaatgagaaaattaaccTAAAGCAAACATATTTACCACAGGGAGAACAtctgaagaaatacaaaaaattgaaaattgggctgggcacggtggctcacatctgtaatgccagcactttgggaggccgaggcgggtggatcacttgaggtcaggagttccagaccagcctggccaacatggtgaaaccctgtctgtaccaaaaatacaaaaattagctgagtgtgatggtgcatgcctgtaattccagctagctACTGGAGAAGGTGAGGTacaaaaatcgcttgaatctgggaggtagaggttgaagttagccaagatcatgccactgcactccagcctgggtgacagagtgagactgtctaaaaacaaaacaaaacaaaaattgaaaattggaTGGTTGgaagcaagatggctgaatagaagcctccaTCAATCATCCtccccacaggaacaccaaaCTGAATAATTATCTACACAAAAAAGCACcatcataagaaccaaaaatcaggtgagcgatcatagtacctggttttaacttcatgtcACTGAAAGAGCCACTGAAGAGGGTAAGAAATACAGTCTTGAATTGTACAGTCTTGACAGGAcccttcccccactccccagcAGCTGCTGCATGGCACAGAGAGACAATCTGTGTGCTTCAGGGAGGGCGAGTGCAGCGATTGTGGGATTTTGCATTGGAACACAGTGCTACCAACACTGGGCAGAACTCCACCAGTGCCTGTAGAGGCAGCATTAGACCAGCCTTACCCAGAGGGGAATCACTCATCCTAGGGGTCAGGACTTGAGTTTTGCCAAGCCTTGCCACCACAGGCTAATGTtctctggggtcctaaataaaaTTGGAAGGctgtctaggccacaaggactgcaaatCTTAGGCAAGGCTTAGTCCTGTGTTGGTCTCAGAGCCAGTGGATTTGGGAGCCATACAATTTAAtaagacaccagctggggcagtCAAGGGAGTACTTGTGCCACCCCTCCTTCAAGTTCCGGCAACACAGTTTGCAaatccaaaagagaccccttccttccacttgaggagagagaagagtaaagaaaactttgtcttgcaacttggatgcCAGCTCAACCACATTAGGAAAGGGCGCTGGGCAGAGTTGTGAGGCCCCCATTCTAGGACCTAGCTCctagatgacatttctagacacaacCTGGGctagaagggaacctgctgccttgaagggaaggacccagtcctggcaagaTTTATCACCAGCTAACTTAAGAACCCTATATAAGCAGCAGTGGTAACCAAGTAGTACATGCTGTGAGCCTTCAGTGAGACTAAGATGTGCcagcttcaggtctgacccagcacaggaGTAggggtggtggccacaggggtgcttgtttAACCTCTCCACCGTCTAGGCAgcacagcacagagagagagagagagagatgctgtttgtttgggagaaagtatggggtcaggtgcagtggctcatgcctgtaatctcagcatttcgagaggctgaggcaggtggatcagttaaggccaggagttcaagaccagcctgggcaacatagcaaaaacctgtctctactaaaaatacaaatattagctgggcatggtggcgcacacctataatcccagctactcgggaggctgaggcataagaattgcttgaacccaggaggcgcaggttgcagtgagcccagattgcaccactgtattccaccctgggtgacagagtgagaccctgtgagaaaagaaagaaagagagaagagagaaagagaggaagggaggaagggaggaaggggaggaaaaaaggaaaagaaaagaaaagaaggaatataATATATGAGcaaagaacaagagtctctgcctgataATCCAAAGACTTCTTCCAGGCCTTATTCAAGGTaaccaaggtggtacctctatgagtctgcaagaactaTGGCGTTACTGGGTTACATTGTGGGTTACCCACTAATGGCCCGCTAATGACCAAAAACTTAAGTCACAACACTCAAGTctcttcaaatacctggaaagccttcccaaaaaggacaggtacaaataagcccagattATGAAGGATACAATAAATACCTAGCTCTTCAATGTCCAGACACTGACAAACATCCGCAGGAATCAAGACCATCCAGGGAAATCGACATCAGGGACTaatcccagagagagagagaaatttgacctttcagacagagaattcaaaatagctgtcttGAAGAAACTcgaagaaattcaagataacacagagaaggaactcAGAATCCATTAGATAAAtttaacacagaaatagaaataattaaaaagaattgagCAGAAAGCCTAAAgccaaaaaaaatgcatttgacatACTGAAAAACTTATCAGAgtattttaatagcagaattgatcaagcagaagaattagtgaacttgaagataggctGTTCTAAAATACACAGTCAAAAAGGTCCTGCAGAGCTGAGCAGTCAAGATGTGTGACTTCACCGAAGACCAGACCACAGAGTTCAAGGAGACCTTCCAGCTGTTTGACCGAACAGGTGAAGGCAAGATCCTGTACAGCCAGTGTGGGGAGGTGATGAGGGCCCTGGGCCAGAACCCTACCAACACCAAGGTGCTCAAGGTCCTGGGGAATCCCAAGAGTGATGAGATGAATGTGAAGGTGCTGGACTTTGAGCACTTTCTGCCCATGCTGCAGACAGTGGCCAAGAACAAGGACCAGGGCACCTATGAGGATTATGTTGAAGGACTTTGGGTGTCTGACAAGGAAGGAAATGGCACCGTCATGGGTGCTGAAATCCGTCATGTTCTTGTCACACTGGGTGAGAAGATGACAGAGGAAGAAGTAGAGATGCTGGTGGCAGGGCATGAGGACAGCAATGGTTGTATCAACTAGGAAGAGCTCGTCCACATGGTGCTGAATGGCTGAGGACCTTCCCAGTCTCCCCAGAGTCTGTGCCTTTCCCTGTGTGAATTTTGTATCTACCCTGAAGTTTCCCTAGGCTCTCTTGTCTCAGCACCTTTCCCATCTTGTCTCCCTTGGATGATGTTTGCCATCAGCATTCACCAAATAAACTTGCTTTCTGGaccctcaaaaagaaaaaaaaaaaaaaaaaagaaaatacacagtcaggggagacaaaagaaaaaagaataaaaaagaatgacacatGCCTACAAGagctagaaaatagcctcaaaagggcaaatctaagagttattggctttaaagaggggtggagagagaggtggggttcattcaaaggaataataatagagaactttccaaacctagagaaagatatcaatattcaagtataagAAGGTTATAGAATACCAAGCAGGTTTAACTCAAAGAAGACTACTTTAAGGCATTTAATATTCagactcccaaaggtcaaggataaagaaaggattctaaaaccagcaagagaaaataaacaaataacatacgATGGAGCTCCAATAGGTCTGGCTGCAGACTTTTCGATGGAAATCTTACAggtcaggagagagtggcatgacaatatttaaaatgctga
Coding sequences within:
- the LOC126935664 gene encoding myosin light polypeptide 6-like, with translation MCDFTEDQTTEFKETFQLFDRTGEGKILYSQCGEVMRALGQNPTNTKVLKVLGNPKSDEMNVKVLDFEHFLPMLQTVAKNKDQGTYEDYVEGLWVSDKEGNGTVMGAEIRHVLVTLGEKMTEEEVEMLVAGHEDSNGCIN